One Candidatus Lernaella stagnicola DNA window includes the following coding sequences:
- the mraY gene encoding phospho-N-acetylmuramoyl-pentapeptide-transferase, which translates to MLYWIYEQAAAQGPVTSFVRLFGYITVRVGVAAVLGILGTLIFGGPMIRLLHRAGIHDTPRDYGVMKISDKKGTPQMGGTIFAFVTILVALLTCDLTSRFVQILFLALLWFTTIGAADDYLKIVVHKRADEGLSRREKLIYQGIFALLLALVCLIPGISPHERHLIGHITVPFIKGTIPLWILYLPFVVGVVLGISNAINLTDGMDGLATGPAIMTAGVYVIYAYILSHAQISNYLLFDQIKGAGEVAVFLAALFGSLIGFLWYNSYPATVFMGDAGSLAIGGVLATAAVLVKQELLFLIAGFLFCAEFGSSLIQDKLGVGRGALGMRLLSRAPMHDAFRLRGLAEPKVVVRMWIVAGIAAMLAVLALKLR; encoded by the coding sequence GTGCTGTACTGGATTTACGAACAAGCCGCCGCGCAGGGTCCCGTCACGTCCTTTGTTCGCTTGTTCGGCTACATCACCGTGCGCGTGGGCGTGGCGGCGGTGCTGGGTATTTTGGGCACGTTGATCTTCGGCGGCCCGATGATCCGTTTGCTGCACCGCGCCGGTATCCACGACACGCCCCGCGATTACGGCGTGATGAAAATCAGCGACAAAAAAGGCACGCCGCAGATGGGCGGCACGATTTTCGCTTTCGTGACGATCCTGGTCGCGCTGCTCACCTGCGACCTCACCAGCCGTTTTGTACAGATTCTCTTCCTGGCGCTCCTTTGGTTCACGACCATCGGGGCCGCCGACGACTACCTGAAAATCGTCGTGCACAAACGCGCCGATGAAGGGTTGTCGCGCCGCGAGAAACTCATTTACCAAGGCATCTTCGCGCTGCTGTTGGCCCTCGTTTGTCTCATTCCGGGCATCTCGCCTCACGAGCGGCATTTGATCGGTCACATCACCGTGCCCTTCATTAAAGGAACGATCCCCCTGTGGATTCTTTACCTGCCCTTTGTCGTGGGCGTCGTGCTGGGCATCAGTAACGCGATTAACCTCACCGACGGCATGGACGGGCTGGCCACCGGCCCGGCGATCATGACCGCCGGCGTGTACGTCATCTACGCCTACATCCTCTCCCACGCGCAAATCAGCAACTACCTGCTGTTCGATCAGATCAAAGGCGCGGGCGAAGTGGCCGTCTTCCTGGCCGCGCTGTTCGGTTCGTTGATCGGCTTTCTTTGGTACAACTCCTACCCGGCCACGGTATTCATGGGCGACGCGGGCAGCCTGGCCATCGGCGGCGTGTTGGCTACCGCGGCGGTGCTGGTCAAACAGGAACTGCTTTTCCTGATCGCCGGTTTCCTGTTCTGCGCCGAGTTCGGCTCCTCGCTGATTCAAGACAAACTTGGAGTCGGTCGCGGTGCGTTGGGCATGCGCTTGTTGTCCCGCGCCCCGATGCACGACGCCTTTCGTCTGCGTGGCCTAGCCGAGCCGAAAGTCGTCGTCCGGATGTGGATCGTCGCCGGAATCGCCGCAATGTTGGCGGTGCTGGCGCTCAAGTTGAGATAG